The segment AACTGATTCTTTCATCGCTTTTTATTTGCCTTGCAAATGTACGTTTTTAGTCATTTGCTAACCCTGTTTTGTATACTTCAAGTACACATTTAAGCCAATATGAAAACATTTTTTTACCCTATCTTTCCATCAGATTTTATGAAATTCAGGCTCCTACTTGTTCTCTTGCTACTGCCACTTTTTTGGATTGGCATCAGTAATTCCCATGACTGGGGCGATGACTATGCGCAGTATCTTTTGCAGTCAAAAAACCTGATTGAAAACCGTCCGCAAACAAACTCTGATCTTGTATTTGCTGAAGGCCAATTACCGTATGCGATTATCGCTTATCCGGTTGGATTTCCTGCTCTTTTAGCACCGGTATATTCAACTTTTAAACTCTTCATTCCGCCTTACCTTTATCTCCAAACACTAATTCTCATTTTATCGGCAGTGCTTCTTTTTGATTATCTAAAAAGGTCATTTGATATTAAATTGAGTTTATTGATAGCCATATTTTATGCTTATAATATCATTTCACAAATCCTTAAAATGGAGATTCTCTCAGAATTTCCGTTTACTCTGATATTACTTCTGATTGTTTTATCACTTGGATCCAAAGACAAAAGAGCCTTTTTATTTGCCGGAATTTTAAGTGGTTTTCTGATGTCATTTCGGGTGTCGGGACTGGTCATATTACCGGCTGTTTTTGGATGGATTTTATTTATGCAAAAGGAGATTCCGATTCAAAAAAGGCTGCTGAATTTTGGCGTTTTTTCATCTCTGGCAATTGCAGTTTTCATAATCTTAAACTGCATTTTATTTGACATTGACATCCGGAATTTCGTCCAGTTTTATGCTGGTCAATTTGAAGCGAATCGGATGAGGGTTCCTTCTAATTTTGTCGGCTTCTTTGAAAAAATTGCTGCAGCATTTATTCCAACATTTACTTCAGTCATTATCACTATTCTTTTTCTAATCCTGACAATAACCGGATTTTACAAAAAGTTTAAGGAGAAAGAAGTTGCTGAATGGTTCTTTATCTGCTACCTGCTGTTGATCGTTCTTTACCCATATTCATCGTCCGGTCTCAGGTTTATTTATCCGGTCCTTCCGTTTATCTTAATTTATTTTGTCAAAGGATTTCAAACGTTCTATCATCTTTTGTCTTCAAAAGACAGGTCTTTTTCAATTTTGACAATCATCTTTTCTGTTTCAATTATCTTATCCTATAAAGCTCTCAACTCTTTGCCACCTGCTGATGGTCCATATGCAAATGATGCAAGAGCGATGTTGAATTTTATCCGAGACGAAACCCCTGCTGATGCAATTGTCCTGTTTTCAAGAGCCCGCGCAATAAATCTGTATTCTGAAAGAAGATCTACTTTTTTAATTCAGCACAAAAACGAACAGGAAAATCTTGCAAATCTCCGGGCATTAAGTTGTGATTATGTACTTTATCCTGACGAACGTTCGGGTGCTTTTAATCAAAGTCTGCAGGATTTTTTAATGATCAACAAATCAGAATTCGATACTATCTACAAAGAAAACCGATATCTGCTTTTGAAAATGAAAGCTGTTAATCATCCATGAACACATCTACCAAAATTATCATAGATAAATTTGCAGGTGGATTTATCGTTTTTCTTCTAAATAGTCTGGATAAACTTTTAAGACCAACGGGAAAGAAGTCTGCAAAATCTCCGGAAAAAATTATTGTATGCAAATTTCTTGGAATGGGTAGTATCATCCAGTCTACGCCACTTCTAATGACTTTAAAAAAACAATTTCCGGAAGTTAGAGTTGTTTATCTCTCAACTTTATCGAATAAAAAATTCCTTGAACAGATCTCTGTTATTGATGAATTAATAATCATCAATGACAAATCATTTTTTTCTACCATCATTTCTTCTCTTTCAAGCATCAAATTACTTTTTAAAATAAAAGCAGATGTCTTCATTGACCTGGAAACTCATTCTCATTTTAGTAAGATCTTTACGATCTTAAGCGGAGCGCTATTAAAATTCGGATTGACGAAAGATGCAAAAGGGCAAAACAATATTTATAGCGTCACGTCTGAATTGCACATTGATCGGCCTGTCTCGGAATCTTATCTACAAATGTGCAGTTCAATTATTAATGTGCCCGTCATAAATGAACTTTATAATTTTACAACAACTGAAAGTGATTTTCAGAAGCTAAAACAAAAACTTTCACTTCAGGAAAATTACATCATTATTAATCCAAATGCTTCTGACCTCAGGATCGAAAGGCGTTGGCCAAAAGAGAAATATTCTTCTCTGGTTGAAAAAATTATAGAACGATATCCTGATTGCCAACCAATTCTTATTGGCTCAACAGGGGAGGCAAAATATGTAAGAGAGGTTTTAGAAGGAGTTAATTCAAAATTCGAAAGTAGTATTTTGAATACTGCAGGAAAACTAAGTATTGAGGAATTGACTGCCCTGATCAGCAGAACAAAATTGATGATCACAAACGATACCGGGCCAATGCATTTATCGTTTGCAGCACACCGACCGACAATCGCTTTGTTTGGTCCGGCTTCACCGGTTCAATTTGGCAATCATCCTTCTGTTTGTGCCGTTTATAAAAAAGTTGAGTGTAGTCCATGTGTACATGATCACATTAAACCGCCATGTCAGGGAAACAATATTTGTATGAAGCAGATTGAAGTAACAGAGGTTTTTGAAGCGGCGGTTATGAAACTAAGTTAAAGGTCCCCAAATTCTGCGGATTTTCTGCGTATTCTGCGCAAGTCTGCGGGAGATAAATACGCTAAAATTATTTCCCGCAGACTTGCGCAGAATACGCAGAAAATCCGCAGAGATCCCTTCGGGATTGAAGTTGGTTTCAACCAGTTTAAAAACCATTGGAGCAAGGAAACTGAATGGGTTTCCGCAGAAAATTTCCCTAACTTTGATTCTCTGATTTTTGGCAGAAACCACAATAATCTCCCTAATCTGCCGTTTTCAGATACTCTTCTCAACCTATGAAAAAAAATCTCCTCTTCACATTAGCAGCTTTTTTGCTTTTTATTTCAGTCAATGCTCAGATCGATCCAATTTCTATTGGAAACTGGCGGATGCACATTCCTTATAACAAAGGAGTACAGGTTGCTGAAGATTATCAAGGTCGTATTTATTGTGCTACGCAATTCGGAATGTTCAGCTACAATAAATCGAATGGAGAGTTTGATTATTTTACAACACTGAACGGACTTTCCGATAATGAGATCTCGAATATCCGATTTGATCAGACCACAAAAATTCTTTTGATCACTTATCTGAATTCAAATATTGACATCATTCTTCCTGACAAGACCATCATTAACTTGCCCGATATAAAACAAAAAAGTATTGTAGGCGGGAAAAAAATTAACAGCATTACTTTTATAGATGGCCGTGCTTATCTGGGTTGTGAATTTGGGATCGTTATTATTGATCTGAATAAACAAGAAGTGAAAGACACTTATTTCATTGGTCCAAATAGCAGCAACATCAATGTAACCGATGTTGCATACAACGGCACAGACATCATTGCAACTACTGAAACCGGAATTTACAAAGCGAACTTTAATGACCCTTCGATTTTTAATTATAATGCGTGGACAAAAGATCTTTCACTTGTTGAGCCTAATGGCAATTACACATCAGCTGCTGTTGTCGGCAATAAATTTGTGGTAGTTAAAACTAATCTTGTTACTGAAAAAGATTCTGTTTTTATTTATGATGGTAGCAACTGGAACTATTTTATCAATGAAGACTCTAAAGGTGCTTACGTTGATGATCACAATGGAAAAATAGTTTATCGCAATAATTATCGTCTTGCAACTTATGATGAATCCGGAACATGGCTCAATGAGGTCAATGCTTCCAGTGGTGTTAGCCTGAATCTACGGAGAGGTTTTGAAGATGTAGATGGGAATTTTTGGGTAGCTGATCAGAACAACGGATTGTATGGAAAATATACCGACAACTCTTACCATATGATCATACCGAATGGCCCGGGAGCGGAATCAGCTTATAGCATGCAGGCTTTGCATAACAGATTGTGGGTCGCTTCAGGTTCAGTTGATGGCGACAAACCATTTTTTAATATACAGAATGGTATCTATCGTTTTAAAGATGGAAACTGGAAAACATTTAATCGATTAACCGATTCACTTTATAATAAAGCCTGTCAAATTTCTTCACCTGCAGTGAGCGCAGTTGCCATTGATCCTAACGATCCGGAACATGTTTTCATTGCAAGTTATGGTGTTGGAATTCTTGAATATCAGAATGACAAAGGAGTGCAGATTTACAATACACTTAACAGTTCTCTGTCACACGTTACTGTTTCCGATTCAAATGATATCCGTGTTGGCGGATTAACTTACGATCCTGAAGGAAATCTATGGGCAGTTACAGGTTATACAATTCGTGCCGTTACTGTTAAACGTGCAAGTGATGGCGGATGGCATACATATCAGCTGCCTGATCCGAGTTTGATAGATATTGTTTGCTTTAAACCAGTGGTTGATGATTACGGACAAAAATGGTTTATCGGACACAAAGGTGCGAGTAATGGTGCCGGATTATTTGTAATGAAAGAAGGCAGCCTGACTAATGATAACGGACTACAACTGAAACAATATACAAACCTCAAAAATAATGGAGCCTTACCGGATCTGTTTGTGCGCTCATTAGCAAAAGACAAAGACGGTGCTATCTGGATCGGAACCAAT is part of the Bacteroidota bacterium genome and harbors:
- a CDS encoding glycosyltransferase family 39 protein — protein: MKFRLLLVLLLLPLFWIGISNSHDWGDDYAQYLLQSKNLIENRPQTNSDLVFAEGQLPYAIIAYPVGFPALLAPVYSTFKLFIPPYLYLQTLILILSAVLLFDYLKRSFDIKLSLLIAIFYAYNIISQILKMEILSEFPFTLILLLIVLSLGSKDKRAFLFAGILSGFLMSFRVSGLVILPAVFGWILFMQKEIPIQKRLLNFGVFSSLAIAVFIILNCILFDIDIRNFVQFYAGQFEANRMRVPSNFVGFFEKIAAAFIPTFTSVIITILFLILTITGFYKKFKEKEVAEWFFICYLLLIVLYPYSSSGLRFIYPVLPFILIYFVKGFQTFYHLLSSKDRSFSILTIIFSVSIILSYKALNSLPPADGPYANDARAMLNFIRDETPADAIVLFSRARAINLYSERRSTFLIQHKNEQENLANLRALSCDYVLYPDERSGAFNQSLQDFLMINKSEFDTIYKENRYLLLKMKAVNHP
- a CDS encoding glycosyltransferase family 9 protein, with the translated sequence MNTSTKIIIDKFAGGFIVFLLNSLDKLLRPTGKKSAKSPEKIIVCKFLGMGSIIQSTPLLMTLKKQFPEVRVVYLSTLSNKKFLEQISVIDELIIINDKSFFSTIISSLSSIKLLFKIKADVFIDLETHSHFSKIFTILSGALLKFGLTKDAKGQNNIYSVTSELHIDRPVSESYLQMCSSIINVPVINELYNFTTTESDFQKLKQKLSLQENYIIINPNASDLRIERRWPKEKYSSLVEKIIERYPDCQPILIGSTGEAKYVREVLEGVNSKFESSILNTAGKLSIEELTALISRTKLMITNDTGPMHLSFAAHRPTIALFGPASPVQFGNHPSVCAVYKKVECSPCVHDHIKPPCQGNNICMKQIEVTEVFEAAVMKLS
- a CDS encoding T9SS type A sorting domain-containing protein; this encodes MKKNLLFTLAAFLLFISVNAQIDPISIGNWRMHIPYNKGVQVAEDYQGRIYCATQFGMFSYNKSNGEFDYFTTLNGLSDNEISNIRFDQTTKILLITYLNSNIDIILPDKTIINLPDIKQKSIVGGKKINSITFIDGRAYLGCEFGIVIIDLNKQEVKDTYFIGPNSSNINVTDVAYNGTDIIATTETGIYKANFNDPSIFNYNAWTKDLSLVEPNGNYTSAAVVGNKFVVVKTNLVTEKDSVFIYDGSNWNYFINEDSKGAYVDDHNGKIVYRNNYRLATYDESGTWLNEVNASSGVSLNLRRGFEDVDGNFWVADQNNGLYGKYTDNSYHMIIPNGPGAESAYSMQALHNRLWVASGSVDGDKPFFNIQNGIYRFKDGNWKTFNRLTDSLYNKACQISSPAVSAVAIDPNDPEHVFIASYGVGILEYQNDKGVQIYNTLNSSLSHVTVSDSNDIRVGGLTYDPEGNLWAVTGYTIRAVTVKRASDGGWHTYQLPDPSLIDIVCFKPVVDDYGQKWFIGHKGASNGAGLFVMKEGSLTNDNGLQLKQYTNLKNNGALPDLFVRSLAKDKDGAIWIGTNQGVAVVYNPGSVFDGTNYDAQKVIIEQDGYAQYLLETEYVNVIAIDAANRKWFGTANGGVFLMSADGTKQLQNFNTENSPLPSNNVTEIAINDVSGEVFIATEKGLISYQSDATQGGDACSGYQVFPNPVQHDYSGPIAIKGLVNNADVKITDVAGNIVYHTKANGGLAVWNGKNYRGERAQTGVYIVYVSNEDGSQTCTTKMMFSR